One region of Eupeodes corollae chromosome 1, idEupCoro1.1, whole genome shotgun sequence genomic DNA includes:
- the LOC129938805 gene encoding F-actin-monooxygenase Mical isoform X2 has product MSRSSNQRQQQQLLAQQQQQMADNDAAAAAAEMFDLFCLATTMRQVLGLHRNICDTIGLRPAPLNEFYPKLKAKIRSWKAQALWKKFDARASHRAYSKGNACTGTRVLVIGAGPCGLRTAIEAQLLGAKVVVVEKRDRISRNNVLHLWPFVITDLRNLGAKKFYGKFCAGSIDHISIRQIQCILLKVALLLGVEVHEGVSFDGTIEPSEGCGWRAAISPEDHAVSHYEFDVLIGADGKRNTLEAFKRKEFRGKLAIAITANFINKKTEAEAKAEEISGVAFIFNQAFFKELYHTTGIDLENIVYYKDETHYFVMTAKKHSLIDKGVIMQDFADPAELLASQNVNTDKLLDYAREAAEFSTKYQMPNLEFAVNHYGKPDVAMFDFTSMFAAESSSRVIVRKNYRLLQCLVGDSLLEPFWPTGSGCARGFLSSMDAAYAIKLWNNPKNSILGVLAQRESIYRLLAQTTPENLQRDIGSYTVDPATRYPNLNRTSVNMYQVKHLIDTDDKSILEHTFMDTNALQASQAETPVRRKRRTGDTLPLSAVLLRWIKAQLHSYEFVQSLNEVSDCFTNGKVLCALINRYRPDLVDFNSIKELSAAESNELAFKILDKELKISKVMSGKDSIELDKIDSKIWLNYLEQICEVFRGEIPHVKHPKLDVSELREKNRNNVPDFSRLLQMSSRKAKSPMQDVADLPHTTQRRSVLDEEKVKRQRKHEPGQAQLDTPRRAKKRRSAEKTTNIDRERGISSAMPRGTDEQFSDRIKSMEQQITSRNAYGTEKKPKDLMRAIGKIDSNDWNVREIEKKIEQSKKTEIGLKGREKVPKWSKEQFVARQSKMSKPTRQDSSEEKFKEIDQTLKNLDKQLKEGSVLEVGERGKNKVASIAGQFVKKEDTSEEKLPPTQPIAKSNSKVALAFKKQAASEKCHFCKQTVYLMEKISTEGLILHRSCLKCHHCHTNLRPGGYAFDRDDPEGRFYCTQHFRLPAKAIRPVVRKPGQRKSTAHGSHAPSGLDAKTPEKPRGITESVVQLDLLDRGQTPERIEFENTDAMSDGEPSEEHIIDENEWSGRNFLQPSADSESDLSSSSDESDDDSESDIFEEANGSPIAQQTLQLATDWIGKQHYSNGNSDDSDDSFYDSSEGLADDGKDDTEGEEIKKAREMRREEVRLLPLPTNLPTDTETENQEQVVVVSPQDGVSVQKNNEVSDSERFKRDSDKISITSQTPPPSKTDIEKIEQGSDRRFSADVDAISEKLYRLNNLMKLNKDIESMAKDNLVKSDIMKKLSLKEKWLLDNSVGEGVKSPALGFPGEKVANKVGVESEATKIEDTKIEAIVKVDEQKEKQQLDITEKPDDKASESVVNGDDNQGDGLNINSSVSPNLTNEDNLTKSTQIQTEEEALKVKTDKIASEKMEIEGILDIVKMMDISYIEPSKEPLPKPVPVETPKPKKKDPGQMIYDAEHKKVASLSDALHQIEVRSFAGTMDTIKAQMVMPTVSQQATLDISKYFPNAKQEKQSSASLNKTQKTLKDVDLTKYFPQSPVPQRKASISIAPGGDKLKKSQTSASNISEIPKAPPRRQKSIAAPSSDKTFSMQEHQLDGAIDIQKAPVVKPVSKKGGIKIVKKIVPKGTKAAKKTATASAAVATPVIAKKKIQDEADKILDEILQSGQDVRSPSIEYQKLFTEEKSPSEDISEKIEKILEETGIDLGLPPNPRKKLQKTKSLGEEEFKRTHDQTLSREDGDRPMGVRKILQRFESMSSIKSDESFKLRKTNLSSTCSSLNRSKESLPSNSLHKSKESLQSSGSLKSNSDSMSDLEKTMEYLKSEWKTEATNFLQKKRDNFYASRDEKKAEAAAEAKKINQPEPQWKHTKYSKFFGIKEKSPEKRKSPTKSGGSGAKRKSPSKILKKSPREEIMKHRKKVESVMSRTASFEEKIKASSGSQNNLTNGLENKVTRRDSVEVVSEKKTNPSAASRIPLVRKDSIGRKDSETNLTDTAQKILSRRGSGSSGLADVLKPPVFKGLRGQQENKNKAENNANDGKNSGIRGSGETLKTILNLVRSGSQTNVNAEFKSNDLSNQTTQNNIVEKLSRRNSLGIEASKAPSDFEAKPVPMKDNRIEGEKVLETEKSSYQEPILTIGREDIKIEQIEESKNEIIENISRKDESSMNDTKKEAEIEIVETLSSLSEEQSENVRAKSSSRNSDQGETLTEKLVQSRKESQTPPKNSSRRGSQAQILAVEAEENITSRLSLEQDDRGEKSKSPLVQSPKESQNELETQVTGDDTNMISQSPPSPKASITKEDSKPPSEAADDVDEIFNKIITELSKDEEEAFNAAQELSLIAIASREEDEAAAAVAEEQPEQPEQQQITEDSENIAEVPEETPNQSRAQSEDSIEELFSHFTNDMLVDVEFDSNDEVVAITPRAVLVNEDEDDNDEEEQQIEKPITVEEAKLKFEPLFPRQAKLTKQNSSTSSSVSPARTEDKTKKIVEKLHPLNMPPSVQDMMKLMIQREESEPRVPVAFPRSMYYELSDETSSSSSKSRTQTPDPSEKTKEPSTKQHLEVVYELAWPKRKRTPSPIPESARPPIKPPAISRENSEQPISRRASEQLIVDSLKNVALVEDESNSRELREKEDSQESPSPAQRGSPKSLPSPPRRNSRISSDLELLENNNPQSISSRRSSKTSLRDNEETILAGSPALLPTPRRGSRASVDSLQNLNERRNSGFFPISPRKGSLSNSEVEEIDKKDEELRGEQKESSISGADNKLEDIASPVLETSREGSKVQRDSHSSSLQPTIQRNDSTASNQIDSTLRSLNETESRSPLRNSPNSDIWRKDSDSSSEKIRRSQDSIEPELQTTARKSSVSPRTEKHQQSSREESQISTKSLSNGEEMVDMRPKMQQPSRESSKASSKSSLQIEENASIRSEMQQSPRENSKASTKSPPKVEKIYNTESSREGSKTSTKSPPRAEGMVNIVDLLNDSSGQRRESESSRKSDSSKSNAPSLPESPQAARARFFGQNQSASSSPRDSKDRLIQSNEPSKEYRDLLRSRLESPSSRNPNQSRERSLEWDMEQLPKSPMPRRKYMALLHNESDKEESPKRSSSIPEPSPPTGNKSAPDIRIPTKRLEEWEIIEQLERERRHALVARDQNYSDQVQEVSSKIEPPKMSAKQENPPLNRLESLDEPHSSKLMEYIKQETLKDSIKSKDDSPRPPSRPRTPQLSKRISNNDLEKQVVEILKSEEPKRPSTPVRSKPPMQKTESVEATYEDFARFTRRSPEKDADPEESDVYESPTASISHHRLANYRHKSQDSASGTYSPTSSLSRSIEHIAPSRPHRNKSSTLPENRVDRDTKYLMDRSKHLRNMKRDFMEEKIAGNNPYLKKVIEAQKVSRQSDEDDDVEVDYTLESYRPKNHTTPRFPTSSSIGGRRRHEPRYPDYTSSTDYTSRRPYNPHPHFSTTSTSSSAGSRNFTDYFKRSPPHYKGGRESSKDSCLIS; this is encoded by the exons atgAGTCGATCTTCAAATCAACGCCAACAGCAACAGCTGCTGgctcagcaacaacaacaaatggcTGATAATGATGCCGCAGCCGCGGCTGCTGAAATGTTCGATTTATTCTGTTTGGCAACGACAATGCGTCAAGTATTGGGCTTGCATCGGAATATCTGCGACACAATAGGCCTGAGGCCAGCTCCACTCAACGAATTCTATCCAAAATTAAAAGCGAAAATTCGTTCATGGAAAGCACAAGCATTATGGAAGAAATTCGATGCCCGTGCCTCACACAGAGCCTATTCGAAAGGCAATGCATGTACTGGCACAAGAGTCCTAGTCATTGGAGCAGGTCCTTGCGGACTGCGAACAGCTATCGAAGCACAACTTCTTGGCGCTAAAGTGGTAGTCGTTGAGAAACGTGATCGGATATCACGTAATAATGTTCTACATTTGTGGCCTTTTGTTATAACAGATCTTCGAAATCTCGGAGCAAAGAAATTCTATGGAAAGTTCTGTGCTGGTTCCATTGATCATATTTCCATTAGACAGATACAATGTATCTTATTGAAAGTGGCCCTTCTGTTGGGCGTAGAAGTTCATGAGGGTGTTTCATTTGACGGCACCATCGAACCGAGTGAGGGATGTGGGTGGCGAGCCGCCATCAGTCCCGAAGACCATGCGGTGTCACATTATGAATTCGATGTACTCATTGGAGCCGATGGCAAACGTAACACATTGGAAGCCTTCAAACGCAAGGAATTCCGTGGCAAGCTGGCTATTGCCATCACAGCGAATTTCATCAACAAAAAGACCGAAGCCGAAGCAAAAGCTGAGGAAATTAGTGGTGTGGCGTTTATATTTAATCAAGCCTTCTTCAAGGAATTGTATCATACGACTGGAATAGATTTAGAGAATATAGTTTACTACAAAGATGAAACACATTACTTTGTGATGACTGCAAAGAAGCACAGTCTCATCGATAAGGGTGTGATTATGCAG gaTTTTGCTGACCCAGCTGAACTTCTGGCATCACAAAATGTAAATACAGACAAACTTCTGGACTATGCCCGGGAGGCAGCAGAGTTCTCAACCAAATACCAAATGCCAAATCTGGAATTCGCCGTAAATCATTACGGCAAGCCAGACGTTGCAATGTTTGATTTTACCTCAATGTTTGCAGCAGAATCATCAAGTCGGGTGATTGTTCGTAAAAATTACCGCCTTCTGCAGTGTCTAGTCGGTGATAGTCTTCTAGAGCCCTTTTGGCCAACAGGTTCAGGTTGTGCGAGAGGTTTTCTCTCGAGTATGGATGCAGCCTATGCAATAAAACTGTGGAATAATCCTAAAAATAGTATACTTGGTGTTTTAGCTCAAAGGGAGAGTATTTACAG ACTTCTAGCTCAAACTACACCTGAAAACCTTCAACGTGACATAGGTTCCTATACAGTTGATCCAGCGACACGCTATCCTAATCTCAATCGGACTTCGGTAAATATGTATCAGGTTAAACATCTCATCGATACCGATGACAAATCCATTTTGGAACATACCTTTATGGACACAAATGCCTTACAAGCATCACAAGCAGAAACACCGGTGCGCAGGAAGAGACGCACAGGTGATACATTGCCATTGAGTGCGGTGCTCCTCAGATGGATAAAAGCTCAATTGCATTCGTATGAATTTGTTCAGAGTTTGAATGAGGTGTCGGATTGCTTCACCAATGGAAAGGTTCTTTGTGCCTTAATAAATAG GTATCGCCCGGATCTAGtcgattttaattcaattaaagaaCTATCAGCAGCCGAATCCAATGAGTTGGCCTTTAAAATTCTTGACAAAGAACTGAAAATCTCGAAGGTTATGAGCGGCAAGGATTCAATTGAGTTGGATAAGATTGATTCGAAGATTTGGCTCAATTATTTGGAACAAATCTGTGAAGTATTCCGTGGAGAGATTCCACATGTTAAGCACCCGAAATTGGATGTTTCCGAGTTGAGAGAGAAAAACAGAAACAACGTTCCTGACTTCTCAAGGCTCCTGCaaatgtcatcaagaaaggcAAAATCTCCAATGCAAGATGTTGCTGATTTACCACATACGACACAGAGGCGTTCAGTACTCGacgaagaaaaagtcaaacgcCAGAGAAAGCATGAACCTGGTCAag CTCAATTGGATACCCCAAGACGAGCAAAGAAACGACGAAGTgctgaaaaaacaacaaatatt GACCGTGAAAGAGGAATATCATCGGCTATGCCTCGAGGTACTGACGAACAATTTAGCGATCGTATCAAATCGATGGAACAACAAATTACATCACGTAATGCTTATGGCACAGAAAAGAAACCCAAAGACTTAATGCGAGCAATTGGAAAGATCGATTCAAATGACTGGAATGTTCGAGAAATCGAGAAGAAAATCGAACAATCAAAGAAAACCGAAATCGGTTTAAAGGGACGTGAGAAAGTACCAAAATGGAGTAAGGAACAATTTGTCGCTAGACAATCGAAAATGTCAAAACCAACGCGACAGGATTCGAGtgaagaaaaattcaaagaaatcgATCAAACATTGAAAAATCTCGATAAACAATTGAAGGAAGGCTCTGTGTTGGAAGTTGGTGAACGAGGCAAGAATAAAGTTGCTTCGATTGCCGGGCAATTTGTTAAGAAAGAAGATACGTCCGAAGAGAAATTGCCACCAACACAGCCTATTGCTAAATCT aactcCAAAGTAGCACTTGCATTTAAGAAGCAAGCCGCCTCAGAAAAGTGCCATTTCTGCAAACAAACTGTATACCTTATGGAGAAGATCTCTACAGAAGGTCTTATTTTACATCGTTCCTGTTTGAAATGTCATCATTGTCATACGAATCTACGGCCAGGTGGTTATGCCTTCGATCGGGATGATCCGGAAGGTCGATTCTATTGTACACAGCATTTCAGGTTGCCTGCTAAAGCCATTCGTCCGGTTGTACGAAAACCTGGTCAAAGA AAATCTACTGCTCATGGTTCTCATGCTCCCAGTGGATTGGATGCAAAAACTCCAGAAAAACCACGAGGAATCACCGAAAGTGTTGTTCAACTGGATCTACTCGATCGTGGCCAAACTCCAGAGCGAATTGAATTCGAAAACACAGATGCCATGTCTGATGGAGAACCCTCCGAGGAGCATATTATCGATGAAAACGAATGGTCAGGACGTAACTTCTTGCAACCCAGTGCTGACTCTGAGTCGGATCTATCTTCAAGCTCTGATGAATCGGATGATGATTCCGAATCGGATATCTTTGAAGAGGCCAATGGTTCACCAATTGCTCAGCAAACACTTCAATTGGCCACCGATTGGATTGGAAAACAACACTACTCAAATGGTAATAGTGATGATAGTGATGACTCCTTCTATGATTCTAGTGAGGGATTAGCtg ATGACGGTAAGGATGACACTGAAGGTGAAGAAATCAAAAAGGCTCGTGAAATGCGCCGAGAAGAAGTACGTCTATTACCGCTGCCTACCAATTTGCCAACAGATACAGAAACTGAG AATCAAGAACAGGTGGTAGTGGTGTCGCCGCAAGATGGCGTTAGTGTGCAAAAGAATAACGAAGTAAGTGATAGTGAGAGATTTAAACGCGATTCGgacaaaatttcaataacatCCCAAACTCCGCCACCATCAAAGACGGATATTGAAAAAATCGAACAAGGCTCTGATCGTAGATTTAGCGCAGATGTAGATGCGATaagcgagaagctttatagGTTGAATAATTTGATGAAGTTAAATAAAGATATTGAGAGTATGGCAAAGGATAATCTGGTGAAGAGTGACATAATGAAGAAACTTTCGCTGAAAGAGAAATGGCTACTGGACAATAGCGTGGGGGAAGGTGTGAAAAGTCCAGCATTGGGGTTTCCTGGAGAAAAAGTAGCAAATAAGGTCGGTGTGGAATCGGAGGCTACGAAAATTGAAGATACGAAGATCGAAGCAATAGTTAAGGTCGATGagcaaaaggaaaaacaacaacTGGACATAACAGAGAAACCTGATGACAAAGCTTCTGAGAGCGTTGTAAATGGTGATGATAATCAGGGTGATGGCTTGAATATTAATTCATCTGTGTCCCCAAATTTAACCAATGAAGACAATTTGACTAAGTCCACTCAAATCCAAACAGAAGAAGAAGCTTTAAAGGTAAAGACTGACAAAATTGCATCTGAAAAAATGGAAATCGAGGGTATTCTTGATATTGTCAAAATGATGGATATCTCGTACATAGAGCCATCCAAAGAACCCCTACCCAAGCCCGTTCCGGTTGAAACTCCAAAGCCTAAGAAAAAGGATCCCGGTCAAATGATATACGATGCTGAGCATAAAAAAGTAGCCAGTTTAAGTGATGCTTTGCATCAAATCGAAGTTAGAAGTTTTGCCGGTACTATGGATACAATAAAAGCTCAAATGGTTATGCCTACAGTTAGTCAACAAGCGACATTAGACATTTCGAAGTACTTTCCCAATGCCAAGCAAGAGAAACAGTCATCGGCTTCTTtgaacaaaactcaaaaaaccttaaaagacGTTGATTTGACGAAGTATTTTCCCCAATCTCCAGTTCCTCAGAGAAAAGCAAGCATATCTATAGCTCCCGGGGGGGATAAGTTGAAGAAATCCCAAACGTCGGCTTCGAATATAAGTGAGATACCTAAGGCTCCTCCAAGGAGACAAAAATCAATAGCCGCTCCAAGCAGCGATAAAACCTTTAGTATGCAAGAACATCAACTAGATGGCGCTATAGACATTCAAAAAGCACCTGTTGTAAAGCCGGTGTCTAAAAAGGGCGGaatcaaaattgtgaagaagatTGTTCCGAAGGGCACCAAAGCAGCAAAGAAAACTGCTACGGCGTCGGCAGCGGTGGCAACACCAGTTATTGCTAAGAAAAAAATCCAAGACGAAGCCGATAAGATTCTCGATGAGATTCTTCAAAGTGGACAAGATGTTCGATCACCAAGTATTGAGTATCAGAAGCTTTTCACTGAGGAAAAATCTCCAAGTGAAGATATAtccgaaaaaattgaaaaaattcttgAAGAAACTGGCATTGACTTAGGCCTGCCACCCAATCCAAGAAAGAAACtccaaaaaactaaaagtcTAGGCGAGGAAGAGTTCAAGAGAACTCATGACCAAACTCTTTCGAGAGAGGACGGAGATCGCCCTATGGGTGTGCGGAAGATCTTGCAGCGTTTCGAATCGATGAGTTCAATAAAATCCGACGAATCATTTAAGCTGAGAAAAACCAATCTGAGCAGTACTTGCAGCAGTCTGAATAGATCCAAGGAATCTCTGCCATCGAATAGCTTGCATAAATCCAAGGAGTCTCTTCAATCAAGTGGTTCGCTTAAAAGCAATTCGGACTCAATGAGTGATTTGGAAAAGACAATGGAGTACTTGAAATCCGAATGGAAAACAGAAGCCACGAATTTCCTTCAAAAGAAGCGCGATAACTTCTATGCGAGTCGTGATGAAAAAAAAGCCGAAGCTGCAGCAGAGGCCAAAAAGATAAACCAACCAGAACCGCAATGGAAGCACACAAAGTACTCAAAGTTCTTCGGAATCAAAGAGAAGTCTCCGGAAAAGAGAAAATCACCCACAAAGAGCGGCGGATCTGGTGCGAAGAGAAAATCGCCTTCTAAAATCTTAAAGAAGTCTCCGCGGGAAGAAATAATGAAACACAGGAAGAAAGTTGAATCAGTTATGAGCAGAACTGCCTCGTTTGAAGAGAAAATCAAAGCAAGTAGCGGTAGCCAAAATAATTTAACCAACGGTCTTGAAAATAAAGTCACTAGAAGAGATTCGGTAGAAGTTGTTTCAGAAAAGAAAACTAATCCGAGCGCTGCTTCAAGAATTCCATTGGTTCGTAAAGATTCTATAGGTCGTAAGGATTCTGAGACAAATCTGACGGATACGGCTCAAAAAATTCTAAGTCGAAGAGGTTCAGGTTCCAGTGGATTGGCTGATGTTCTCAAGCCCCCTGTTTTCAAGGGATTACGAGGAcagcaagaaaataaaaataaggctGAAAATAATGCAAACGATGGGAAGAATTCAGGTATAAGAGGCTCTGGGGAGACTCTAAAGACTATTCTCAATTTGGTTAGAAGTGGTTCTCAGACCAATGTAAATGCAGAGTTCAAATCAAATGATCTCTCTAATCAAACTACCCAAAATAACATTGTAGAAAAATTAAGCCGAAGAAACTCACTAGGAATAGAAGCATCAAAGGCTCCATCAGATTTTGAAGCCAAACCTGTCCCAATGAAAGATAATCGTATTGAGGGTGAAAAGGTTCTTGAGACTGAGAAATCATCTTATCAAGAACCGATCTTAACAATTGGTAGAGAAGATATCAAGATTGAACAAATTGAAGAGTCTAAAAACGAAATTATCGAAAACATTTCTAGAAAAGATGAATCTTCGATGAATGACACCAAGAAGGAGGCTGAAATTGAGATAGTTGAGACCCTTTCAAGTCTCAGTGAAGAACAATCAGAAAATGTTCGCGCTAAATCTTCATCTCGAAATAGTGATCAAGGTGAAACTCTTACCGAAAAGTTAGTTCAAAGCCGGAAGGAATCACAAACACCTCCGAAAAATTCCAGTCGAAGAGGATCTCAAGCTCAGATATTGGCAGTTGAAGCAGAAGAGAATATAACGAGTAGACTAAGTTTGGAGCAAGACGACAGAGGTGAAAAATCAAAGAGCCCTCTAGTACAAAGTCCAAAAGAGTCTCAAAATGAATTGGAAACTCAGGTAACTGGGGATGATACTAATATGATTTCTCAATCTCCACCTAGTCCGAAAGCTTCTATAACAAAAGAAGATAGTAAGCCTCCATCTGAAGCAGCAGATGACGTtgatgaaattttcaataaaatcataacTGAGTTGAGTaaagatgaagaagaagcaTTTAATGCTGCTCAAGAGCTAAGTTTAATAGCTATAGCATCCAGAGAAGAAGATGAAGCAGCCGCAGCAGTAGCTGAAGAGCAACCAGAGCAACCAGAGCAACAGCAAATCACTGAAGACTCTGAAAATATAGCCGAGGTACCTGAAGAAACTCCAAATCAAAGTCGAGCTCAATCCGAAGACAGCATCGAAGAACTTTTCAGTCATTTCACCAACGATATGTTAGTTGATGTCGAATTTGATTCGAACGACGAAGTCGTAGCAATTACCCCAAGAGCTGTTCTAgtaaatgaagatgaagatgataatgatgaagaagaacaacaaatcgAAAAGCCCATAACAGTCGAAGAAGCTAAGCTTAAATTTGAACCGTTATTTCCACGGCAAGCAAAACTAACGAAACAAAACTCCTCAACTTCTTCGAGTGTCAGTCCAGCAAGAACGGAGGATAAAACTAAAAAGATTGTTGAAAAGCTCCATCCGTTGAATATGCCTCCTTCTGTTCAGGATATGATGAAACTTATGATTCAACGGGAGGAAAGCGAACCAAGAGTTCCGGTGGCATTCCCTCGAAGTATGTATTATGAATTAAGTGACGAAACAAGTTCGAGTTCTTCAAAGTCTCGCACACAAACTCCTGATCCATCGGAAAAAACCAAAGAACCATCAACGAAACAGCATCTCGAAGTAGTTTACGAACTAGCTTGGCCCAAGCGAAAAAGAACACCCAGTCCAATTCCGGAAAGTGCTCGGCCGCCAATCAAACCTCCTGCTATCAGTCGTGAAAACTCAGAACAACCAATTTCGCGAAGAGCTTCAGAACAATTAATTGTAGattctttgaaaaatgttgccTTGGTTGAAGATGAATCTAACAGCAGGGAATTAAGAGAAAAAGAAGACTCTCAAGAAAGTCCATCACCTGCACAAAGAGGATCTCCTAAATCATTACCCTCCCCACCACGTCGAAACTCAAGAATTTCTTCGGATCTAGAActtcttgaaaataataatcCACAATCAATTTCGTCAAGACGGAGCTCCAAAACTTCTCTTAGGGACAACGAGGAGACAATTTTAGCTGGATCTCCTGCTTTACTTCCTACACCTAGAAGAGGCTCTAGAGCTTCAGTTGACTCACTTCAAAATTTGAACGAACGACGAAACTCTGGATTTTTCCCTATTTCACCAAGAAAAGGGTCGTTATCTAATTCAGAAGTTgaagaaattgataaaaaggATGAAGAATTAAGGGGGGAACAAAAAGAATCTTCGATTTCGGGTGCTGACAATAAACTTGAAGATATTGCATCTCCAGTCTTAGAAACCTCAAGGGAAGGCTCTAAAGTGCAAAGAGATTCCCATTCGTCTTCTCTGCAACCAACAATTCAACGAAATGATTCAACTGCTTCGAATCAAATAGATTCAACTTTAAGAAGCTTAAATGAAACAGAATCTAGGTCTCCCCTACGAAATAGTCCCAACTCTGACATATGGAGAAAAGATTCTGATTCTTCCAGCGAAAAAATAAGACGATCACAAGACTCAATTGAGCCTGAATTACAGACAACAGCACGGAAGTCTTCTGTTTCGCCTCGAACTGAAAAACATCAACAATCATCCCGAGAAGAATCCCAAATATCTACAAAATCTCTTTCTAATGGTGAAGAAATGGTTGATATGCGACCAAAAATGCAACAACCTTCGAGAGAATCTTCTAAAGCATCTTCCAAATCGTCTCTTCAAATTGAAGAAAACGCAAGCATTCGATCGGAAATGCAACAATCACCACGAGAAAATTCCAAAGCATCCACGAAATCCCCTCCAAAAGTGGAGAAAATTTACAATACAGAATCATCTCGAGAAGGATCCAAAACATCTACAAAATCACCTCCCAGAGCCGAAGGAATGGTTAACattgttgatttattaaatGATTCCAGTGGTCAAAGAAGAGAGTCGGAAAGTTCGAGAAAGTCTGACTCATCAAAATCAAATGCACCATCGTTGCCTGAGTCTCCTCAAGCAGCTCGTGCTAGATTCTTCGGCCAAAATCAGTCGGCGAGCAGTTCACCAAGAGATTCCAAAGATAGACTTATCCAAAGCAATGAACCTTCCAAAGAGTACAGAGATCTTCTGCGATCAAGGCTCGAATCTCCATCATCACGAAATCCAAATCAATCCAGAGAGCGGTCACTCGAATGGGACATGGAACAACTTCCAAAGAGCCCAATGCCAAGGCGGAAGTATATGGCTTTGCTTCATAATGAAAGCGACAAAGAAGAATCTCCCAAACGTAGCAGTAGTATTCCAGAACCCTCACCACCTACTGGTAATAAAAGTGCTCCAGACATTCGAATTCCAACAAAACGTCTCGAGGAATGGGAAATAATTGAACAACTTGAGAGGGAAAGGAGACATGCTCTGGTGGCCCGAGATCAAAATTATTCCGATCAAGTTCAAGAagtatcttcaaaaattgaaccACCAAAAATGTCTGCCAAACAAGAAAACCCCCCACTTAATCGACTCGAGTCTTTGGACGAACCTCATAGCTCGAAATTGATGGAATATATTAAACAGGAAACATTAAAAGattcaatcaaatcaaaagatGACTCACCCAGGCCACCATCTCGACCAAGAACACCTCAACTTTCGAAACGAATCTCTAATAACGATCTAGAGAAACAGGTCGTTGAGATTTTGAAAAGTGAAGAGCCAAAGCGCCCATCCACTCCCGTCAGAAGTAAACCACCAATGCAGAAAACTGAATCTGTTGAGGCTACCTATGAAGACTTTGCCCGATTCACTCGTAGATCCCCGGAAAAAGATGCCGATCCTGAGGAATCCGATGTGTATGAATCTCCAACAGCATCGATCTCACATCATCGTCTGGCCAACTACCGTCACAAATCACAGGATTCGGCTTCAGGAACCTACAGCCCGACCAGTAGCCTCTCTAGATCGATTGAGCACATAGCTCCATCGCGTCCCCATCGCAACAAGTCCTCGACGCTACCCGAAAACCGAGTCGATAGGGACACAAAATACCTCATGGATCGCAGCAAACACCTGCGCAATATGAAGCGTGACTTCATGGAAGAAAAAATCGCCGGAAACAAtccatatctcaaaaaagtAATCGAAGCTCAAAAAGTCTCTCGACAATCGGACGAGGATGATGATGTAGAAGTCGATTACACCCTCGAGAGCTATCGGCCCAAAAACCACACCACTCCAAGATTCCCCACATCGAGCAGCATAGGTGGCCGCCGACGACACGAACCTCGATACCCAGACTACACCTCCTCGACTGACTACACCAGCCGACGTCCCTATAACCCGCATCCGCATTTCTCGACAACATCTACCTCCAGCTCAGCAGGATCTCGAAACTTCACCGATTACTTCAAACGTAGCCCGCCACATTACAAAGGTGGCCGCGAATCCAGCAAGGACTCTTGCCTAATATCTtag